The DNA window ATGGGAGGGTTACTGTCCTACACACCACCAGATTCTTGCAGGTGATGTGCTCCTGATGAAAGAGCAACATCCAAACGCAGAGTTTCTGGCTCATCCTGAATGCCGCAAAGATGTACTGGAGATTGCTGATAAAATTTTGAGCACCACTGGAATGGTAAATTATGTGCAGCAGTCAGATTCTAAAGAATTTATTATCGGAACTGAAAACGGAATCTTACACAGATTGGATAAAGAGAATCCAGATAAAACATTCTATCACGCGTCCCAGTACGCCATTTGTCCGAATATGAAAATGATTACCCTTGACAGTGTTCAGAAATCACTTGAAAAAATGGAATATAAAATAGAAGTTCCTGAGGATATAAGGAAAAAAGCTAAACGTGCGCTTGATAAGATGCTGGAGGTAAAGCGCAGTAAATAATATTATATTAACTGACAAGTGTATTTTATGCGTGCCTATATCCAGTTAATTCGGTATGGTAATTGTGTAATGGCAGCGGTTGCTGCTGTCATCGGGGTGTTTATAGCTTTCAACATACTTAACCCCGCATTATTGGGTTATTCTTTTGTTTACAGAACTCTGAGTGTATTTTTTGTAGTGTTTTTTGTGACTGGTGCGGGTAACGCCATTAATGATTATTTTGATTACGAAATTGATGCGGTGAATAAACCATCAAGACCCATTCCCTCTGGAAAAATCGGTTTGTCTAAGGCTTTTTATTTTTCAATAACACTTTTTATAATCGGTGTGGTAATTGCTTTTACCCTAAACTGGATAACAGGAATTATAGCTCTATTTAACTCACTGGTGCTTATTTACTACGCAAAAACCTTAAAACGAAAAGCATTTTCCGGAAACTTAAGCATAGGATATCTGACAGGTTCTACTTTTCTTTTTGGTGGAGCTGTATATGGAATATCTGGTCTTTATGCATTGATGATTCTATTTATTCTTGCCACACTTGCAACTACATCCAGAGAGATTGTAAAAGACATTGAAGATATAAAGGGAGATGAAAAAGAAAAAGCAAACACACTCCCGATTCATATAGGTGTAAAAAAATCTGCCTACATTGCTTCGTTTATTGGCTTTATAGCAATAGTCTCCAGCCCACTTCCTTATATCCTGTCTTTGTTGGGTATTAATTATCTATATATAGTAGCACTGGCGGATATATTCTTTATAGTAGCTATTACTGAGATTGTTTTCTATAAAAACGCCTCAATGTCTTCCAAACTTTTTAAAATAGCAATGATGTTTGCTCTTATTTCGTTTATTGCAGGTTCACTATAATTATTTAGTACAGGGGAATCTTTCCTTTTGCAAGTTCCATACAAAATTGCTGGATATTTTCAAGTTCTGAATTGATAACCTCATGAACTTCCGTTTTGACTGAATCAAGGGTGCCTGCTTCCATTGAAATTTGTGTAGTTGCCATACGAGGTGCATCAATAGGTTTTCCTATATCACTCAATAACCATACATAGGCTTCAGAAACATCAGGTATTTCATTATAAATTCTATAAGCAATTCTATGGCTTAAAGCGTTGTAGATTTTTCCTACATGACTTACAGGATTTTTACCGGCTGCAGCCTCCGCACTGGAAGGTCTGTTTAATGGGATAATTCCGTTAACACGGTTTCCACGCCCTACTTGACCGCAATCAGCATCTTCTGCTGATGTACCTGTTACAGTAGTATAGATACCGTTCAAACCTTTTCCGGGTTCATCAAGGGTGTTAAATGAAATTGAAGTAGAAGGCAGATTATTTTCAGTTTCAGCGTACTTTGACACGAATTCATCAATTTCATTTATGATTTCATTTTTTCTTTTGAAATATTCATCTTCTGATTTTATATAACTGTCAATCAATGGCATTGCCACTGTGAGGTGAATATCGTTGTTGTTTCTTACACCCATGACCTTAACATCTTCACCCGATTCAGGATATTCTTTTTTAAATGTAGAAGAGTTTAGATGTTTTTCTGTTTCATGAACTATCCACTCTGTAAACGTAGACGGAGCAAAACCAACCGCAGCAGATGTATCATTTGCACCAAGAACTTCATTTTTTTTCTTTCGTCTGAATATATCAGTAAGTTCTGAAGAACCACTTTTAAGCTCAATTTGATATTGTATCTGGGATGGGTCTACAAACCGT is part of the Methanohalobium evestigatum Z-7303 genome and encodes:
- a CDS encoding geranylgeranylglycerol-phosphate geranylgeranyltransferase, yielding MRAYIQLIRYGNCVMAAVAAVIGVFIAFNILNPALLGYSFVYRTLSVFFVVFFVTGAGNAINDYFDYEIDAVNKPSRPIPSGKIGLSKAFYFSITLFIIGVVIAFTLNWITGIIALFNSLVLIYYAKTLKRKAFSGNLSIGYLTGSTFLFGGAVYGISGLYALMILFILATLATTSREIVKDIEDIKGDEKEKANTLPIHIGVKKSAYIASFIGFIAIVSSPLPYILSLLGINYLYIVALADIFFIVAITEIVFYKNASMSSKLFKIAMMFALISFIAGSL
- a CDS encoding methionine adenosyltransferase, with the protein product MSNIVIENLNTQPLQEQKLEIVERKGLGHPDYICDSLMDRVSVNLCSEYLKKLGYILHHNTDKGMLVSGKVEGELGGGEIVDPMLLVFGDRATFEADGIEFDIENIVTSTAKEWFSENLRFVDPSQIQYQIELKSGSSELTDIFRRKKKNEVLGANDTSAAVGFAPSTFTEWIVHETEKHLNSSTFKKEYPESGEDVKVMGVRNNNDIHLTVAMPLIDSYIKSEDEYFKRKNEIINEIDEFVSKYAETENNLPSTSISFNTLDEPGKGLNGIYTTVTGTSAEDADCGQVGRGNRVNGIIPLNRPSSAEAAAGKNPVSHVGKIYNALSHRIAYRIYNEIPDVSEAYVWLLSDIGKPIDAPRMATTQISMEAGTLDSVKTEVHEVINSELENIQQFCMELAKGKIPLY